Proteins from a genomic interval of Corvus moneduloides isolate bCorMon1 chromosome 6, bCorMon1.pri, whole genome shotgun sequence:
- the BATF gene encoding basic leucine zipper transcriptional factor ATF-like has product MPHSSDSSDSSSFSQSPPPSKQDSSDDMRKVQRREKNRIAAQKSRLRQTQKADTLHLESEDLERQNAALRREIKQLTEEMKHFTSMLSSHEPLCSILASPPPPPEVLYATHSFHQPHISSPRFQH; this is encoded by the exons ATGCCCCACAGCTCTGACAGCAGTGATTCCAGCAGCTTCAGCCAGTCTCCCCCTCCCAGCAAGCAG GACTCTTCTGATGACATGAGGAAAGTCCAAAGGAGGGAGAAGAATCGAATTGCTGCCCAGAAGAGCCGCCTGAGGCAGACCCAGAAAGCAGACACACTGCACTTG GAGAGTGAAGACTTGGAGAGACAGAATGCTGCCCTGCGCCGGGAGATCAAGCAGCTGACAGAGGAAATGAAGCACTTCACCTCAATGCTGAGCTCCCATGAACCGCTCTGCTCCATCCTGGCATCCCCTCCACCGCCTCCAGAAGTGCTTTATGCCACACACTCTTTTCACCAGCCCCACATTAGCTCCCCACGCTTCCAACACTGA